The DNA segment ATGTACCGCTCGATCTTTCCGTCATACCAGGCATAGGTCGGGATAACGTTCATTTCCCATACAAAGTTACCTTTGTGTTTTGCATAGGTTTCCTTGCCGAACTGCTCCTCGGGCTCAATATCTTTGCCGAGCGTGGACCAGTCCCATCGCATCTTTGTGGCCTGACCCCTGGCGAACGCCGGTACATGACAGGTCTGGCATGCAACCGACTGCATATGCTGTCCGAGAACTTTCCTGGATGCCGAGTCCTTATGCGGGTCCCTATGGCAGTCCTCGCAGCTCACTCTGCCGTCATTAGTCGCAAGGAAGGTTGATGCGCCTGCGATCCTGTGGTCCTTGACCGTGTGACAGCCCTGGCAGGACATGTCAGTAACGCCTCCCATATGAACGTCATGGTCGCGCGTCGGTTTTGCCATGGTCGAATCAAGGTCGCCGTGCTTGACCGCATCGCCCCCTCCGCCATAGAAGTGGCAGACGCCGCAGTTATCGCGATTGGGTGATGCGACGCTCTGGGCAGCCTTTGTGAGATTCATCTTGCCCTGTTCCATGAGCTTGCGGTCCGGCTCTCCGGCAAGACCCTTACGGTAATTCCCTTCCTTTGCGTGGCATATCAGGCAATCTATCTTGGTCTTGTCCGTGAAGGTGAAGGTATTGTCCACCCAGCCATAGCTTGGGTGACACTTGGCACAGAACTCCTCGTTTGCGCACTTCTCACCTCCCTGGATCGAGATGCAGAAGTTGTTGATCATGTTCAGCTTGCCGTATTCTTCCTTGCTGTTCTCCATGCCCTTGATCGTCCTGGGCAGCCCTTTCCATTTCCAGTGAGGTGTCTTCATGAAATCCTCTGCCTGCTTGTCATGACACTGGAGGCAGGTCTTTGTAACATCTTCGCCTGATTTGAAGGGACCTTTCAGATACTGCGCGTGGTCCGCAGCATGCGAGATGCCGATAACCATGCATAACGACGTGACAGCTGCAGACGCGATTCTGAGAACAGTGACATTCATGCAGACCTCCTGCCCGACGGGCATTCTACAAGCGATTTGTTAATAAGAAATGAATGGTTGTCTGTTCTGCAGCGCTCTGGGAAAGGGAAGTGATGGAATGAAGAAACAATAACCGGAATATGATCATCTGCTGCAACAGATACGCATTCTCCTTGTGAATCCGCTTTCATCAAGAGTACTTTGCCATAGCATAGGTGCAAAGTCAATAAGATTCTTAACTAAATACATAAGAACATATGATTATTCTAATTTGATGATAGGCTGTCCGCCTCTGCTCACCGAAAACCGGCTGGTCTTCTATCTGATGTGAGTCCTGCGGGGAGGTGTATGGTAAAATGTTGCGCAATGCATAATGAAAAAAAGAAAATGACGTATCGGGCACAGATCATAGGAAGTGCTGAAAATGATCTTGTGCTGCCGCAGTTCCTTGGCATTGAACATGGCATAATCCGGTCCCTTTCCAGCCAGAGCCCGAACGATCCGGAGCAGGAGATCGTTGATCTCGGGCAGCTCGTAATAGCACCGCTTTTTTGCGATCATCACCTTCATTTTCCCGGAAATTCCGCGTTAAAGGCCGATGACGCAGGACGCCGGATTCTCTGCCATGGCATAGGGAGAGTATTTGAAGGAGGTGATAAGGCCGGCCGAGGGCTGACGGTCAGAGATGCACTGAAGGGCAGACTGCAGATAAGGGCAGCCGGCTATGCGCTATTCAGGAAGGGAGGGTACGGCACTGCCATCGGGCAGGGTGTTGAAGATGCGGAGGACGCTTTAAGAAGGATCGACGAGCTTCAGTCCCTGTCAGTTGATTATATAAAGATCATTCATTCCGGTATTTACGAGCCTGAGTCAGACCTGATCACGGCTGGCGGCTTTGGTACGGCAGAGCTGGGGCGCATTGTGGACCATGCAAGGAAGAGAGGCCTTGATGTCTATTGTCATGTGAATGGTGACAAGGAGGTTAAGGAGGCGGTTGACGCAGGCGTAACCGCTGTTATCCATGGCCTGCGCGTAAGCGATGCAACGCTGTCAGCCATGGCTGCCAACAACGTAGCATTCATACCTACCGTGCATGCATTTCATGGCCTGCATGCCATTGCCAGGTCCGATACCGCAAGGCAGAACATAGAGAGGTCGGTCAACGGGCATCTGTCTGCAGTCAGCAAGGCCTATGAACTTGGCGTGAGGATCCTGCCGGGAAGCGATGCCGGCCCCAGTTTTTTACCCTACGGCAGTTCGTATCTGGCGGAGCTTGGCCTCCTTGAGAAGGCTGGCATCCCGTATCCAAATCTCATTCGGGCTGCTTCCATGACTGCTCTGCAGGTGAATGCCTCAGCGGATTTTCTGGTCCTTGATGGTCTGTCGGTAACCCGGGTCGTGATGGCCGGGCAGGTGGTATACTGATCCGTATTTCTGACGCAAAATAGTATATGTATTTGCTACTATAATAATTACGTTAGAGTGAAACGATAAGGGAGGATAACGGACATGAGGACCATATCACTATTTTTGTTGGGACTGCTGATGCTTGTCTCTTCGGCTGCAGCTGCCGAGACCTTCAAAACAGTAACAGCGGACGAGCTGAAAAAGATGATCGACAGCGGAAAACAGATCACTGTTGTGGACACCCGCACAGAGGAAGAATTCAGGCAGGGTCACCTGCCAAAGGCAGTGAATATCCCGCCTGAAAAGGTGAATAACATCGGAGATCTTCTCCCGAAGGCCAAGAACAGGCCTGTTGTTTTCTATTGCAGGGGCGTTGGCTGAGGTCTTTCAAAGCAGGCTGCGGTCGCAGCCGAAAAGGCGGGATACACAGACATACAGATCTTTCAGGCCGGTTATCCCGAGTGGACTGCAAAAGGGTATAAGACTGTAACTAAATAAGAAGAAAAGGGAGACGACCATGCGGCGTATTGTTATCCTGTTCTCAGTATTACTTCTGTTCTGCGCGTCTGCTTATGCAGGGGAGAGAAGCGCGTCCGGGTCTGTTGTCCTTGCCGAACGGCAGGCAGCGGATGTCCGGGTCGTCATGTACATGACAAGCTGGTGACCCTACTGCAGAAAGGCCCGTGAGGACCTTAAGAGACTTGGTGTACAGCTGGTTGAATACGATATTGAAAAAGATGAAACAAAGAAAAAGGAAATGAAGAAGCTGACCGGCGGCTCGACCATGGTTCCGGTCATCGATATAGAGGGGATCGTCATCAGGGGCTATGAGCCTGACGAGATCAGGCATGCTGTCGAGAAGACGAGGAAAGGCCCGAGATAACAATGCCGAGGTTCTGCTCTGTCCTCCTTCTTCTCATCTGCCCGGTTTTGTGTTTCCCTGTCAGGGCCTTTTCCGTCACCCGGGGAGAAGCAGCTCCTGCATTTGCGCTTTCCGATCTTCAGGGCATGAAGCACACACTTTCCGATTATACCGGCAAGGTTGTCTTGATCAACTTCTGGGCAAGCTGGTGCGGAGAATGCATTACCGAGATGCCGTCGCTGAACACGGTACATACGCAGTTCAGCGACAGGGGGCTTGCGGTGCTCGGCGTGACCGTTGACAGAATCACTGAAGATGCGCGCGCTGCGGCAAAGAAAGCCCGTATTGCCTTTCCGATACTCGTTGATGCGAGGGGCGAGGTCTTTATCAGAAAATATGCGGTGATCGGTCTTCCGACAACGATCGTTCTGGACAGAAAGGGCGTTATACGGGAGATCCTCGTCGGTTCTCAGGATTTTCAGGAAAAAAAGATCAGGGACATGCTAGTTTCCTTACTGAATGAAAGAACTGCCCCTTAACTGTTTTGCCCGGCCGCGTTCAGTTCAGGGAGCCATGGCCCTTTTCCGTTTCAGAGCGCAGTTTCTCTCTTTTCTTTTCCACAGACCGATAGATACAGATCATGAAATATGCTGTTGTCTTCAATTTGCTTCCAGTCTGCGTTTGACCGGTGACGTGAAGCGATGATATTGCTGTCGTCTCTGAAATAGATCGTTGTTGTGTTCCTGTAATGGGTTTTCCTGCAGTCTATCTCGGAGAGGTAACCGATATATTCGAGATCGCTGCTGTTTTTCTTCATAGCCTTCAACTGCTGCCCCGCTGCAAGAAAAACGTCGGAACCTTTTTGCGGAAACAGATAGATCCAGGCGCTGACCGCACTGTTGTCGAGGCGGGTGAGGGTCTTTTCATTGATATGCAGATCGTCCCTAAGCGCTTTCCATCCTTCGGGTACGGCTGAAAAGGCCGGAATAACCGATAGTGACGCCAGCAGCATCAGCCAGAGGAGGATCATTGCAGGTTTTTGTTTCATGCTCTTCTCCCTGTATCGTTATTTGTTTTGATGGCAGCCTGTGCAGATACGCCCTTTGGTGAGCCGCAGTTTCTTGTATGAGTCAGCACCTACAGCCGCTGCGCTTTTCACGATGATGCCTGCCTGATGGGGATTATGACAGGTTGAGCAGGTGATCCTGCCCCTGTTCAGAAGCGGCAGCAGCACGCCCTGTTCTTTGGCATGCTGCTTCATGAATGCCAGTGTCTGACGGCGTGGCTTTATCTGAAAATGTGCATTAAAGAAGCTGGCAGGCATTGGAGGGTGACACCTCCAGCAGATGAATGCTACATCAGCCCTGAATATGACCTGTATACGGGTGGCCCGCTGGTCAGGAACGGCAGCGTGACAGACGAGGCAGATCGGTCCGTTGTTTACCACCCGAATGGTCCCGTCAGGTTCTGTCATGACATGAGGATTAAAGCTCAGGTCCAGATCTAAGGTATGGCATCGCGAACATATCTCCCTTCGGTCTGCATAAGGTGCGCCGCGGAGCAGCCCGGGATTGGAGAGCCTGTTCGTCCCGTGCGCCTCATGACAGGTAAGGCATTGCATCTCGCCGTCCAATAGGGGAAATCTGCTGTCTATGTCCCTGTCAGGAGTAAAGTTTACCGGGTGATGGGTTTCGCTATAGTGGTGGCAATCCATGCAGACGGAGGACATGTCCAGATCCGGCGCAACTGCGGATGCCTCGTCATAGGCAGGCGTCGATGTCCGGTGGCACATGACGCAATCCGTATGATACTGGTCAATGGCCTGTTGAGCTGCTTCACTGTAAACGACAACAGACAAAAGAAGGAGCGTCAGAAAGATCAGACAAAAAACAATGTGCCGTGTCCATCCATCAGCTGCTGCTCTCATTCGCTGCCTCCACGGGTAAGGATTTAGTTCCATGGTGTGATGCGGTCGTATTCTTGCCGTTGAAAATGAAATTGAGATGAACTCCTTATGAGAACTAGTTCACAATACAATTGCCTTAACCAAAATGACCGCTATATAATTGAAGGCCTTGGCACATGAACACGCTTGGGGGTATCCATGACAGAAGAAAAGAAAGAACGCTGGCTTAATTATCTTGCGCTCACTACCGTGATATTTGCGGTCTGCGCCACGCTCTCGACATTCAAGGGAGGCGGCCATTCCACAAAGGCTGTGCTAAGCCAGACCATGGCGTCGGACCAGTGGGCCTATTACCAGTCAAAGAGCATTAAAGGCTATCTGTATGAGCTCCAGAAGGAGGAACTGGATCTGGAGCTGAAGTCTCAGGGTTCAAGAGTGTCCCGGCTGATGAAGGATGAGTTTGCGAAAAAGATCGCTGCATACGAAGAGAAGATAAAAAAATATGAAGGAGAGAAGGAGAAGATACAGGCTGACGCCAAGTCCTATGAGCAGAAGAGGGACAGGGCACAGAAGCACCAGCAGGCATTTGGCGTTGCAGTCATCTTTCTTCAGATAGCGATCCTGCTGTCTTCTGTTTCGGCGCTGCTGAAGAAGAAACCTCTCTGGCTGGTGAGTCTCGGCGCCGGTGTTGTGGGACTGTTCTATTTTGCCAACGGTTTCCTCCTCTTCATAAAATAAACTGCATGCAGAAGGTCCATCTTAAAAGAACGAAACGGTTGCATGGCGGACATCTTTGGGTATTTTCCAACGAACTGCATGAGGGTCTGAAAAACTATGAACCGGGTTCCCTTGTCGAAGTCTATGACATGCACGATGAGTTCATCGGTATCGGGTATATTAATCCTAACAGCCTCATAGCGGTTCGGCTTCTTACCCGTGAACGGCACAGCATTGACCGTGAATTTATAGCTCAGCGGATCAATGCTGCGATCACCCTGAGAAAAAGACTTATCGGCGACAGGGAGGCTTTCAGGGTCATATACAGCGAAGGGGATTACCTTCCGGGTCTCATTGCAGACACGTACGGCGCATGTGTTGTCCTTCAGTTCCTTACTTTTGGTATGGACGCCATGAAGGATATGGTGATCGAACTGTTCGACGAGATCCTCAGGCCGGAGATCATTGTCCTGAGGAACGAGAGCAGGGTGAGAACCCTTGAGGGATTGCCGCAGTACAAAGAGATCGTGAAAGGCAGCCTTGAGAGTCTGCCGATGATCAGGGAAGACGGACTTTTTTTCGAGATCGATCCCTATGAGGGCCAGAAGACCGGGTTTTTCCTTGACCAGAGAGAGAACAGGGTCTCTCTTAAGCGATACATACAGCACGGAAAGGGATTGGACCTCTTCTCCTATATCGGCGCGTGGTCAATGCACCTTGCATCGGCCGGAGCAGAGATCACCTGCGTGGATTCGTCCGACAGGGCTATTGCTCAGGCCAGACGAAACGCTGACCTGAATGACCTGGGCAGCAGGATCGATTATGCGGTTGAGGATGTCTTTGCCTTTCTTGATAAGGAGCTCCGAAACGGGGAGGGAAGATACGATTTTATCGTCCTTGATCCCCCTGCCTTTGTAAAGAGTGCAGGCAAGCTGAAGGAAGCAGCAAAGGCCTATCGTGAGATCAATGAGCTATGCATGAGGCTCCTTAAGCGCGGCGGGATACTCGCCTCATCCTCCTGCTCCTATCATATGAGCAGAGAGCTCTTCGTTGATACGCTGAATGCTGCGGCAAAAAATGCCCGCCGCAGCCTGCGGCTGATCGAGTTCCGTTCTCAGGCCCCTGATCATCCCGTGCTGCTTTCCATGCCCGAGACCGAATATCTCAAATGCGCCTTTCTTGTCGTTGATTGATCGCCGGTCTCGGCAGCCCCCCCCGGCAGATCGTTTTTTGAAAAGGGGAATGCGTTCATGGGCGTATTGGCGTATGGTATAATCCAGGATATTTGGCAATAATAAGGGTGGATGATGAAGAAAAGTATGCTCCTGATGAAAGGGAATGAGGCGTTGGCCGAGGCTGCGCTGAGGGCGGGTTGCAGGTTCTATGCCGGCTATCCTATAACGCCCCAGAACGAGATCCCTGAATACCTGTCCAGGAGAATGCCGGAGGTCGGCGGAACCTTTATCCAGGCCGAGTCGGAGATCGCTGCCGTTAACATGGTATACGGCGCTTCAGCGGCCGGGGCACGGGCCATGACCTCGTCGAGCAGCCCGGGTATGAGTCTTAAGCAGGAGGCGATCTCGTTCCTTGCAGGCGCTGAGCTTCCGGCTGTTATCGTCAACATCCAGAGGGGCGGGCCGGGCCTCGGCAATATTGCTGCGAGCCAGGCTGACTATTTTCAGGCGGTGAAGGGCGGCGGTCATGGCGACTACCGGTGTCTGGTCTATTCGCCGTTCAGCCTGCAGGAGATGTGGGACCTCACCCTGCGTGCTTTTGATAAGGCTGATGAGTATCGTACCCCTGTTATAATCCTCGGCGACGGCGTTGTCGGCCAGATGATGGAGCCGTTTCGTCCGACTGCCTATAAGAATCCGAAACTGCCGAAAAAGAACTGGGTGCTTGACGGCGCAAAGGGAAGGAAGCCCCGCGTTATCCGTACGCTCTACATGGGACAGGGAGAGCTTGAGCAGAGGAACATCAGCCTCCAGAAAAAGTACGACCGTATGAAGCGGAAAGAGGTCATGTTCGATGCGTATGATACAAAGGACGCCAGGCTCGTTGTCGTTGCCTTTGGCATTGCTGCACGAATAGCGCTTTCCGCTGTCAAGGAGCTTCGGCGTGAAGGAAAGAAGATCGGCCTGTTTAGACCAATAACCCTGTTTCCGTTCCCTGAAGAACAGCTTGCAGCGCTTTCCGAAAAGGGAAGGCGTTTTATCGTTACCGAGATGAATGCAGGCCAGATGGTTGATGATGTGAGGCTTGCGGTGAACGGAAGATCAGAAGTGCTTTTCTACGGCCGGCCCGGCGGCGCGGTCTTTAATCCAGAGGAGCTGTATCAGAAGATAAAGGCAGCATACGGAAAGCCGAAACGATAACGTTCTCTGCAGTAATTCGGTTCAACCTCCTGTCACCTGAGTGGTTTGCCCGCTGTTTTATCGATATACGCCTTATTTTCGCAGGGTATTGCAACGCTTGCATGACAGGCAGACGGCGGGTAAGATAGAGCTATGGGAGCGAAGAAGATCCTTATTGTAGATGACGAACCCGACATTGTTGAGCTGCTCTCCTATAACCTGAAGAAAGAAGGGTTTGAGGTCGCCTCTGCTTTGGACGGCAATGAAGCCGTTGGCCTGATCAAAAAAGCTGATTTCGATTTTCTGATCCTTGACCTGATGCTGCCGGGTGTCCAGGGCATGGAGCTCTGCCGTGTTCTGAGAAATAATCCTGCTTCCCGGCATATCCCGGTGATCATGCTCACGGCAAAAGGAGATGAGATCGACCGGATCGTCGGCCTCGAAACTGGCGCTGACGACTACATGACCAAGCCGTTCAGTCCAAGGGAGCTCGTAGCCCGCGTCAGGGCTGTTTTGCGCAGGGCAGGCGAAAGGGCTGCTGAAGACAGAACGATCCGCGCAGGTGAACTGGTGATCAACAGGGAGACCTATTCGGTCACAAAAAAGGATCTGCCGATCGCACTCAGCTCTACAGAATTCAGGCTCCTGCTCTACCTTGCGGAAAGAAAAGGCAGGATCTTCAGCAGGGACCAGCTTCTTGATGCAGCATGGAAGGACGAGGCGTTCGTGGAACCCCGGACCGTGGATGTGCATATCAGGCGTCTTCGCACGCAGATTGAGGATGATCCTTCTGATCCCCGCTATATAAAGACGAGAAGGGGAATAGGATACTACATGGACGCTGACCTGTGAACAGAGGTCTCTTCAGACGCATCTTTATCCTCTATGCCGTGGTGATCGTTCTGGCTGTTGCCTTTGTCGAGATCTTCATAACCTCGGCGGTCAGGGACAATTACCGGGAGATCCTCAGAACCAATCTCGCCTCCCAGATAAATCTTATTGCCAGGAGTGTCTCATTCAGCCAGACCAATCTCGACAGTCTTTGCAAAGGGCTGAAGAAGGATATCAATGCGAGGGTCACGATCATCAATCTGGACGGCCGTGTCGCAGGAGATTCGGATACGGACTCATCTCTCATGGACAATCACCTTCACCGAACAGAGATCGAGCAGGCGCTTTTATTCGGGACCGGCATGGCTATCAGGCACAGTGACACCATTAACTACGACTTTCTGTATCTCGCCAGAAAGGTTTCGCAGGGACAGGGGGAAGGTTTCATACGGCTGGCAGTGCCGCTCAGGGATGTGGACAAGGCGGTGAACCTTCTCAGGATGAAGATCATCCTTACGGTCGTGGCTGTCCTGCTGGCAACCTGGATCTTCTCGATCTGGCAGACTGACCACTTGCGCCGGATGCTCACGCAGATCACGGATTTTTCGAAGTCGCTCTCGAGGGGTGAAATCGACAAGCGGCTTTTCCTGAAGAACGCCGGTGAGTTCAATGAGATCGCAGACAATCTTACGTCCATGTCGATCAGGCTGCAGGGGACAATAGCAGAGAGCGAAGAGGAGAAGAACCGTCTTAAGGTTATTTTCAGGAGTGTGCCCGATGCCCTTCTGATCATCGATGCCAAAGGGATCATAACGCTTTCGAGCGCTTCTGCGCGTGAATTCTTCGGCGATATGCCGATGAGAGGGCTGTTGTTCGCGGAGGTTGTGAGAAACCATGAATTTGCGGACATCATGGATGAAGTGCGCAGGAGTCTTTCGCCCGGCATGACCGCGTTCAGGATAGACCATCCTGCTGAAAAGTATCTGAGCGTCCGGGTGTCGCCGCTTTTCTATCATGAACATGAACTTTCCGGTTTTGTTGCGATCTTTCACGATATAACGCAGATGGAGAAGCTCGAACAGGTAAGGAAGGACTTTGTGGCCAATGTATCCCATGAACTGAAGACGCCGATCACGGCGATCAAAGGATTTTCCGACACGCTCCTTGATGGAGCAATGGATGATCGGGAGAATGCCCTGAGGTTTATTCAGACCATCAGGTCAAACAGCGAACGCATCAACAGTCTTGTTGACGATCTCATGACGATTTCCAGGATCGAACTGGGTGTGATCAGCGTTGAGAAGTCCCTGATCGATATCGGAGATGTATTCGAGAGCGTGGCGGAGATATTCAGGGACAGGGCCTTGGCAAAGGGGCTCTTCCTTGAGGTTGTCGGGAGCCCTGAACTGCTTCAGGTCTCAGCCGACAGGGACCGCCTGATCCAGATCCTGACCAACCTGGTCGACAATGCAATAAAGTTCACGGAAAAAGGCGGTATCACTCTTGGCGCTGACAGGGAAGATGGCCGGCTGTATCTCTTTGTTGAGGACA comes from the Nitrospirota bacterium genome and includes:
- a CDS encoding tetrathionate reductase family octaheme c-type cytochrome, with amino-acid sequence MVIGISHAADHAQYLKGPFKSGEDVTKTCLQCHDKQAEDFMKTPHWKWKGLPRTIKGMENSKEEYGKLNMINNFCISIQGGEKCANEEFCAKCHPSYGWVDNTFTFTDKTKIDCLICHAKEGNYRKGLAGEPDRKLMEQGKMNLTKAAQSVASPNRDNCGVCHFYGGGGDAVKHGDLDSTMAKPTRDHDVHMGGVTDMSCQGCHTVKDHRIAGASTFLATNDGRVSCEDCHRDPHKDSASRKVLGQHMQSVACQTCHVPAFARGQATKMRWDWSTLGKDIEPEEQFGKETYAKHKGNFVWEMNVIPTYAWYDGKIERYMKGDKIKDPSKTVYISKPTGSIKDRGAKIYPFKVHTGRQPMDSAFQYLLIPQTYKGVWEHFDWEKGLIDGAKGSGLPYSGRHQFVETAFYGSINHEVAPKDQSLKCKDCHMEGKRLDWKALGYAGDPMRVGTRTLSEQPGRSEKRTAAKK
- a CDS encoding amidohydrolase family protein: MHNEKKKMTYRAQIIGSAENDLVLPQFLGIEHGIIRSLSSQSPNDPEQEIVDLGQLVIAPLFCDHHLHFPGNSALKADDAGRRILCHGIGRVFEGGDKAGRGLTVRDALKGRLQIRAAGYALFRKGGYGTAIGQGVEDAEDALRRIDELQSLSVDYIKIIHSGIYEPESDLITAGGFGTAELGRIVDHARKRGLDVYCHVNGDKEVKEAVDAGVTAVIHGLRVSDATLSAMAANNVAFIPTVHAFHGLHAIARSDTARQNIERSVNGHLSAVSKAYELGVRILPGSDAGPSFLPYGSSYLAELGLLEKAGIPYPNLIRAASMTALQVNASADFLVLDGLSVTRVVMAGQVVY
- a CDS encoding rhodanese-like domain-containing protein, with product MRTISLFLLGLLMLVSSAAAAETFKTVTADELKKMIDSGKQITVVDTRTEEEFRQGHLPKAVNIPPEKVNNIGDLLPKAKNRPVVFYCRGVG
- a CDS encoding TlpA family protein disulfide reductase translates to MPRFCSVLLLLICPVLCFPVRAFSVTRGEAAPAFALSDLQGMKHTLSDYTGKVVLINFWASWCGECITEMPSLNTVHTQFSDRGLAVLGVTVDRITEDARAAAKKARIAFPILVDARGEVFIRKYAVIGLPTTIVLDRKGVIREILVGSQDFQEKKIRDMLVSLLNERTAP
- a CDS encoding cytochrome c3 family protein, with protein sequence MRAAADGWTRHIVFCLIFLTLLLLSVVVYSEAAQQAIDQYHTDCVMCHRTSTPAYDEASAVAPDLDMSSVCMDCHHYSETHHPVNFTPDRDIDSRFPLLDGEMQCLTCHEAHGTNRLSNPGLLRGAPYADRREICSRCHTLDLDLSFNPHVMTEPDGTIRVVNNGPICLVCHAAVPDQRATRIQVIFRADVAFICWRCHPPMPASFFNAHFQIKPRRQTLAFMKQHAKEQGVLLPLLNRGRITCSTCHNPHQAGIIVKSAAAVGADSYKKLRLTKGRICTGCHQNK
- a CDS encoding DUF4337 domain-containing protein, with translation MTEEKKERWLNYLALTTVIFAVCATLSTFKGGGHSTKAVLSQTMASDQWAYYQSKSIKGYLYELQKEELDLELKSQGSRVSRLMKDEFAKKIAAYEEKIKKYEGEKEKIQADAKSYEQKRDRAQKHQQAFGVAVIFLQIAILLSSVSALLKKKPLWLVSLGAGVVGLFYFANGFLLFIK
- a CDS encoding class I SAM-dependent rRNA methyltransferase, coding for MQKVHLKRTKRLHGGHLWVFSNELHEGLKNYEPGSLVEVYDMHDEFIGIGYINPNSLIAVRLLTRERHSIDREFIAQRINAAITLRKRLIGDREAFRVIYSEGDYLPGLIADTYGACVVLQFLTFGMDAMKDMVIELFDEILRPEIIVLRNESRVRTLEGLPQYKEIVKGSLESLPMIREDGLFFEIDPYEGQKTGFFLDQRENRVSLKRYIQHGKGLDLFSYIGAWSMHLASAGAEITCVDSSDRAIAQARRNADLNDLGSRIDYAVEDVFAFLDKELRNGEGRYDFIVLDPPAFVKSAGKLKEAAKAYREINELCMRLLKRGGILASSSCSYHMSRELFVDTLNAAAKNARRSLRLIEFRSQAPDHPVLLSMPETEYLKCAFLVVD
- a CDS encoding 3-methyl-2-oxobutanoate dehydrogenase subunit VorB, which translates into the protein MMKKSMLLMKGNEALAEAALRAGCRFYAGYPITPQNEIPEYLSRRMPEVGGTFIQAESEIAAVNMVYGASAAGARAMTSSSSPGMSLKQEAISFLAGAELPAVIVNIQRGGPGLGNIAASQADYFQAVKGGGHGDYRCLVYSPFSLQEMWDLTLRAFDKADEYRTPVIILGDGVVGQMMEPFRPTAYKNPKLPKKNWVLDGAKGRKPRVIRTLYMGQGELEQRNISLQKKYDRMKRKEVMFDAYDTKDARLVVVAFGIAARIALSAVKELRREGKKIGLFRPITLFPFPEEQLAALSEKGRRFIVTEMNAGQMVDDVRLAVNGRSEVLFYGRPGGAVFNPEELYQKIKAAYGKPKR
- a CDS encoding response regulator, giving the protein MGAKKILIVDDEPDIVELLSYNLKKEGFEVASALDGNEAVGLIKKADFDFLILDLMLPGVQGMELCRVLRNNPASRHIPVIMLTAKGDEIDRIVGLETGADDYMTKPFSPRELVARVRAVLRRAGERAAEDRTIRAGELVINRETYSVTKKDLPIALSSTEFRLLLYLAERKGRIFSRDQLLDAAWKDEAFVEPRTVDVHIRRLRTQIEDDPSDPRYIKTRRGIGYYMDADL
- a CDS encoding PAS domain S-box protein, which gives rise to MNRGLFRRIFILYAVVIVLAVAFVEIFITSAVRDNYREILRTNLASQINLIARSVSFSQTNLDSLCKGLKKDINARVTIINLDGRVAGDSDTDSSLMDNHLHRTEIEQALLFGTGMAIRHSDTINYDFLYLARKVSQGQGEGFIRLAVPLRDVDKAVNLLRMKIILTVVAVLLATWIFSIWQTDHLRRMLTQITDFSKSLSRGEIDKRLFLKNAGEFNEIADNLTSMSIRLQGTIAESEEEKNRLKVIFRSVPDALLIIDAKGIITLSSASAREFFGDMPMRGLLFAEVVRNHEFADIMDEVRRSLSPGMTAFRIDHPAEKYLSVRVSPLFYHEHELSGFVAIFHDITQMEKLEQVRKDFVANVSHELKTPITAIKGFSDTLLDGAMDDRENALRFIQTIRSNSERINSLVDDLMTISRIELGVISVEKSLIDIGDVFESVAEIFRDRALAKGLFLEVVGSPELLQVSADRDRLIQILTNLVDNAIKFTEKGGITLGADREDGRLYLFVEDTGIGVPAKFVSRLGERFFRVDPGRSRTMGGTGLGLAIVKHLVKAHGWSMRVESVQGKGTKVIIFVS